Proteins from one Parvibaculum lavamentivorans DS-1 genomic window:
- a CDS encoding extracellular solute-binding protein: MPGADRRARGRHSVRRFMTWPAMAGFAILILLAAALFSFAGSDGERNVAGDATSSDTSETPSRTGVSSANGPASADADRRPNEVIASSSTPEGFNPEIPRHGSSLFGELKYGPDFKHFDYVNPEAPKGGLVRYGAFGSFDSLNGFIVKGQTAAGLGMIYDTLMTSSMDEPASEYGLVAESVRHPADYSSVTYTLRPQARWHDGEKITPEDVIWTFEQLKKSHPFYNAYYANVVKVEKTAEHEITFSFNQTGNRELPQIVGQLPVLPKHYWTGKNAKGEQRDFSATTLEPPLGSGPYKIERVSPGRSITYRRVEDYWAKDLPVNIGTNNFDAMRYEYYRDGTVALEALKGDRVDFRVENSAKNWATEYDIPAVRRGALKMEEVRSLNPQGMQAFAFNLRRDKFKDPRVREAFNWAFDFEWMNKNLFYGQYTRADSYFSNSELAAQGLPEGRELSLLRELEEDVTPDIFNTPYRNPVTDGGGNNRGNLRKAAALLAEAGWTVKDGKLVDETGQPMTVEFLLDQPTFERVVAPFRQSLDKLGIQSTMRTVDTPQYQNRTDNRDFDIIVETFGQSLSPGNEQREFWGCEAADAPGSRNVIGICDPAVEKLIEKIIYAKSRDALVAASRALDRVLLAGHYVIPQWYSPNMRVAYWSRLKHPEKMPPYSIGFPTIWWMDQSAPAPQPAAEEAR; the protein is encoded by the coding sequence ATGCCCGGTGCGGACCGCCGGGCAAGAGGGAGACATAGTGTGCGTAGGTTCATGACCTGGCCGGCCATGGCCGGATTTGCCATTCTCATCCTGCTGGCGGCGGCGCTTTTTTCCTTTGCCGGAAGTGACGGGGAGCGAAACGTAGCCGGGGACGCCACCTCGAGCGACACCAGCGAAACGCCCTCCCGGACGGGTGTGAGTTCAGCCAACGGCCCGGCTTCCGCCGATGCCGACAGGCGGCCGAACGAGGTCATAGCCTCCTCATCCACGCCAGAAGGTTTCAATCCGGAAATTCCCAGACATGGCTCCTCGCTTTTTGGCGAGTTGAAGTATGGGCCGGACTTCAAACATTTCGACTATGTGAACCCTGAAGCGCCGAAGGGCGGGCTCGTTCGCTATGGCGCCTTCGGCAGCTTCGACAGCCTGAACGGCTTCATCGTAAAGGGACAGACGGCCGCCGGACTCGGCATGATCTACGACACGCTGATGACATCCAGCATGGATGAACCTGCGTCGGAGTACGGCCTTGTCGCGGAGAGTGTCCGCCACCCGGCGGATTACTCCTCCGTCACCTATACGCTCCGCCCGCAGGCGCGCTGGCATGATGGCGAGAAGATCACCCCCGAAGACGTGATCTGGACATTCGAACAGCTGAAGAAAAGCCACCCTTTTTACAACGCTTATTATGCCAACGTAGTGAAGGTGGAGAAAACCGCCGAGCACGAGATTACCTTCTCGTTCAACCAGACCGGAAACCGCGAGCTGCCGCAAATCGTCGGACAGCTGCCTGTACTGCCCAAACATTACTGGACCGGCAAGAACGCAAAGGGCGAACAGCGGGATTTCTCCGCGACCACGCTGGAACCGCCGCTCGGCAGCGGTCCCTACAAGATCGAACGCGTATCGCCTGGGCGGTCCATCACATACCGGCGTGTTGAAGATTATTGGGCCAAGGATCTGCCGGTGAATATCGGCACCAATAATTTCGATGCGATGCGCTACGAATATTACCGCGACGGGACCGTGGCCCTTGAGGCACTGAAGGGCGATCGTGTGGACTTCCGGGTGGAGAACAGCGCGAAGAACTGGGCCACCGAATACGACATACCGGCGGTTCGTCGCGGCGCCTTGAAGATGGAGGAAGTGCGATCGCTCAACCCGCAGGGCATGCAGGCCTTTGCCTTCAATCTCCGCCGCGACAAGTTCAAGGATCCCCGCGTGCGCGAAGCCTTCAATTGGGCTTTCGATTTCGAATGGATGAACAAGAACCTGTTCTATGGACAGTACACGCGGGCCGACAGTTATTTTTCAAACTCGGAGCTTGCAGCACAGGGCCTGCCTGAAGGGCGCGAACTCTCCTTGCTCAGGGAGCTGGAAGAGGACGTAACACCCGATATCTTCAACACGCCATATCGCAATCCCGTCACTGACGGCGGCGGCAACAACCGGGGCAACTTGCGCAAGGCTGCCGCACTTTTGGCGGAAGCAGGCTGGACGGTGAAAGACGGCAAACTCGTCGATGAAACGGGACAGCCGATGACCGTCGAGTTTCTGCTCGACCAGCCGACCTTTGAGCGCGTCGTCGCCCCCTTCAGGCAATCGCTCGACAAGCTTGGTATCCAGTCGACGATGCGCACCGTCGATACCCCGCAGTATCAGAACCGTACTGACAATCGCGATTTCGACATCATCGTCGAAACCTTTGGCCAATCGCTCTCGCCGGGCAATGAGCAAAGAGAATTCTGGGGTTGTGAGGCGGCGGATGCGCCGGGCAGCCGCAATGTCATAGGCATATGCGACCCGGCGGTTGAAAAGCTGATAGAAAAAATAATCTACGCAAAAAGCCGTGACGCACTTGTTGCCGCTTCGCGCGCTCTCGACCGTGTTCTCCTTGCCGGGCATTATGTGATCCCGCAATGGTATTCGCCGAATATGCGCGTCGCTTACTGGTCCCGCCTGAAGCATCCGGAGAAAATGCCGCCATACTCCATTGGCTTTCCGACAATCTGGTGGATGGACCAATCCGCACCCGCACCGCAACCGGCGGCGGAAGAAGCGCGATGA
- a CDS encoding ABC transporter permease, whose protein sequence is MARSSLPLIDLRRRPLSPINQRRWRNFRANKRGYWSLWIFSILFVLSLFAEFIANDKPLVVTYDGGIYFPVVASYPETTFGGDFETEADYRDPFVRDLIRDAGGTMIWPLIEYSYRTINLNLPVPAPAPPSGENWLGTDDQGRDVTARLIYGFRISVLFGLVLTVLSSIVGVAAGAVQGYFGGWTDLLFQRFIEIWTSIPTLYLLIIIAAVIEPNFWILLGIMLLFSWVSLVGVVRAEFLRARNFEYVNAARAMGLSNAKIMFRHLLPNAMVATLTFMPFILNSSITTLTSLDFLGFGLPPGSPSLGELLAQGKSNLQAPWLGLTGFFSIAVMLSLLIFIGEAVRDAFDPRKVLR, encoded by the coding sequence TTGGCCCGCTCCTCCCTGCCCCTTATCGATCTGCGCCGCCGGCCGCTAAGCCCGATCAATCAGCGGCGATGGCGCAATTTCAGAGCCAACAAGCGCGGCTATTGGAGCCTCTGGATTTTCTCGATCTTGTTTGTTCTTTCGCTGTTTGCGGAGTTCATTGCAAACGACAAGCCTCTCGTGGTGACCTATGACGGAGGCATCTATTTTCCGGTTGTCGCTTCCTATCCTGAAACGACGTTCGGCGGCGATTTCGAGACTGAAGCAGATTATCGGGACCCTTTCGTGCGCGATCTCATCCGGGACGCGGGGGGCACCATGATCTGGCCCCTTATCGAATATTCCTATCGTACCATCAACCTCAACCTGCCTGTGCCCGCTCCGGCCCCTCCATCCGGCGAGAACTGGCTGGGCACCGACGATCAGGGCCGCGATGTAACCGCCCGCCTTATCTATGGCTTCCGGATTTCCGTTCTTTTCGGCCTGGTGTTGACGGTGCTTTCCTCGATTGTCGGCGTCGCGGCCGGTGCGGTTCAAGGTTATTTCGGCGGTTGGACCGATCTCCTCTTTCAACGCTTCATCGAAATCTGGACCAGCATTCCGACGCTTTATCTTCTCATCATCATTGCGGCGGTGATTGAGCCCAATTTCTGGATACTGCTCGGCATCATGCTGCTCTTTTCATGGGTGTCGCTCGTCGGTGTGGTCCGGGCGGAATTCCTGCGAGCGCGGAACTTCGAGTATGTAAATGCCGCGCGCGCGATGGGGCTGTCCAATGCAAAGATCATGTTTCGGCATCTTCTTCCGAATGCGATGGTCGCGACGCTGACTTTCATGCCGTTCATTTTGAATTCTTCCATCACCACTCTCACCTCTCTCGACTTTCTCGGGTTCGGTTTGCCTCCCGGCTCGCCGTCACTCGGCGAATTGCTCGCGCAGGGCAAATCGAACCTGCAAGCTCCATGGCTGGGATTGACCGGCTTTTTCTCCATTGCGGTCATGCTGAGTCTTCTGATTTTCATCGGCGAGGCGGTGCGGGATGCGTTCGACCCGAGGAAGGTGTTGCGATGA
- a CDS encoding prephenate dehydratase — MAKDAAPQNPANNTIAFQGEPGANSHIACREAFPEMVGLPCATFEDAVLAVQEGRALYALLPIENSLAGRIGDIHHLLPESGLYIVGEHFLRIRFHLLGVKGAKIEGLKSVQSQPPALGQCRKIIRELGLVMVAGADTAGSARQVAEAGDPSRAAIATELAAEIYGLDIIRRDIEDETHNTTRFLIMAREPNDAEPEDEPVVTSFIFRVRNVPAALYKALGGFATNGVNITKLESYQLEGTFNASQFYADIEGHPASRHVRLALEELEFFTNELRILGVYKAHTYRTALSAGG, encoded by the coding sequence ATGGCGAAAGACGCTGCCCCTCAAAATCCTGCGAATAATACCATCGCGTTTCAGGGCGAGCCCGGGGCGAATTCACATATTGCTTGCCGCGAAGCCTTTCCCGAAATGGTGGGACTTCCTTGCGCGACATTTGAGGATGCGGTGCTCGCTGTGCAGGAAGGCCGCGCACTCTACGCGCTCTTGCCGATCGAGAATTCGCTCGCGGGCCGCATTGGCGATATTCATCACCTGCTGCCGGAGTCGGGACTTTATATCGTCGGCGAGCATTTCTTGCGCATCCGCTTTCATCTGCTGGGTGTGAAAGGCGCAAAAATCGAGGGCCTGAAAAGCGTGCAGAGCCAGCCGCCCGCGCTTGGCCAGTGCCGCAAGATTATTCGCGAACTGGGCCTCGTCATGGTCGCGGGTGCGGATACCGCCGGCTCCGCGCGTCAGGTGGCCGAAGCCGGCGATCCCTCCCGTGCCGCAATCGCAACCGAACTCGCCGCCGAGATATACGGCCTCGATATTATCCGTCGCGACATCGAGGACGAGACCCACAACACGACCCGGTTCCTCATCATGGCGCGCGAGCCGAACGACGCGGAGCCTGAGGACGAACCCGTCGTTACCAGTTTCATATTCCGTGTGCGGAACGTTCCGGCGGCGCTCTACAAGGCATTGGGCGGCTTCGCCACCAACGGCGTGAACATCACCAAGCTCGAAAGCTACCAGCTTGAGGGCACGTTCAATGCCAGCCAGTTCTATGCCGATATAGAAGGGCATCCGGCATCCCGGCATGTCAGGCTTGCTCTCGAGGAGCTCGAATTCTTTACGAACGAGCTGCGGATTCTGGGCGTTTACAAGGCCCATACCTACAGGACGGCGCTGTCCGCAGGCGGCTGA
- a CDS encoding c-type cytochrome: MDSFELNKIAGAVLASVLFVFGVAILADMLYAPEAANPQAYAVAAMEEGESGEAPAAAEEVPLATLLASADIGRGERASKKCTACHTFEEGGPARIGPNLYGIVGNTHAHAPGFAYSAAMQAKSSEPWSFEELDHFITDPRGYLPGTAMSFAGIKKPQERADLLVYLNSLGSNVALPEAPAPEAATENGQEADVEDATAEDATTEEDAQPVESTSTPEHD; the protein is encoded by the coding sequence ATGGACTCTTTCGAACTAAATAAAATCGCAGGCGCAGTGCTCGCTTCGGTACTCTTCGTTTTCGGTGTGGCCATCCTTGCCGACATGCTTTACGCGCCGGAGGCCGCCAACCCGCAGGCCTATGCGGTCGCTGCGATGGAAGAGGGCGAAAGCGGTGAAGCTCCGGCCGCCGCCGAGGAAGTGCCCCTCGCCACGCTGCTGGCGAGCGCGGATATCGGCCGTGGCGAACGGGCCAGCAAGAAATGCACTGCCTGCCATACCTTCGAAGAAGGCGGTCCGGCGCGCATCGGCCCCAACCTCTACGGCATTGTAGGCAATACCCATGCCCATGCGCCGGGTTTCGCCTATTCGGCAGCGATGCAAGCCAAGAGCAGCGAGCCTTGGTCTTTTGAGGAGCTTGACCATTTCATAACCGACCCGCGCGGCTATCTGCCCGGGACAGCAATGAGCTTCGCCGGCATCAAAAAGCCGCAGGAGCGCGCCGATCTTCTCGTCTATCTGAATTCGCTCGGCTCGAACGTGGCGCTTCCGGAAGCGCCCGCGCCGGAAGCCGCGACGGAGAATGGCCAGGAAGCAGATGTGGAAGACGCGACGGCCGAGGATGCGACTACCGAAGAGGATGCGCAGCCTGTGGAATCGACGTCAACACCCGAACACGACTAA
- a CDS encoding 3-deoxy-manno-octulosonate cytidylyltransferase, with amino-acid sequence MANLAQPAAKELAGHPLVVIPARMASTRLPGKPLADICGTPMIVQVWRRAMEAGVGRVVVAAAEKEIADAVREAGGEAVLTDPDLPSGSDRVWQAVCEVDPEGHHTVILNVQGDLPTLDPALIRTAYEALVRPGADISTLAATITVEEERTNPNVVKAVASFGEGRLARALYFTRATAPWGEGPLYHHIGLYGYRREALARFVALPPSPLEVREKLEQLRALEAGMAIEVALVDTVPLGVDTPADLEKARAALARRSV; translated from the coding sequence ATGGCAAATCTCGCGCAGCCGGCAGCAAAGGAGCTCGCCGGGCACCCCTTGGTGGTGATTCCCGCCCGCATGGCCTCGACGCGTCTGCCCGGAAAGCCGCTGGCCGATATTTGCGGGACGCCAATGATCGTCCAGGTCTGGCGTCGCGCGATGGAGGCCGGAGTGGGGCGGGTGGTGGTGGCCGCCGCCGAAAAGGAAATCGCCGATGCCGTCCGTGAAGCCGGTGGTGAGGCAGTGCTGACCGATCCCGACCTCCCCTCCGGCTCGGACCGTGTCTGGCAAGCCGTGTGTGAAGTCGATCCGGAAGGGCACCATACCGTCATCCTGAATGTGCAGGGCGATCTGCCGACGCTGGACCCGGCTCTCATCCGGACCGCCTATGAAGCGCTTGTTCGTCCGGGTGCCGACATTTCGACGCTCGCCGCGACCATTACGGTGGAGGAAGAGCGCACCAATCCCAATGTCGTGAAGGCGGTGGCGTCGTTCGGCGAGGGTCGCCTCGCGCGCGCGCTCTACTTCACGCGGGCCACGGCTCCATGGGGCGAGGGGCCACTCTATCATCACATCGGGCTTTACGGTTACAGGCGCGAGGCGCTCGCCCGGTTTGTCGCCTTGCCGCCATCGCCGCTTGAAGTTCGTGAGAAGCTTGAACAATTGCGTGCCCTGGAAGCGGGCATGGCCATTGAGGTTGCTCTCGTTGACACTGTTCCTCTCGGTGTCGATACTCCCGCCGACCTTGAAAAAGCCCGCGCGGCGCTTGCCCGGAGATCCGTCTGA
- a CDS encoding extracellular solute-binding protein — translation MKKPLSVSRRQMLALTGGAAVAAYLPSSGLQAAPARRSHGMSIFGELKYGADFQHFDYVNPLAPKGGVFSQIGPVAAFNASFYTFDTLNGYILKGNAPQGLHHIFDTLMVRAFDEPDALYGLLAESVEASDNGNLYTFHLRDGARFHDGTKVTAEDAAFSFALLKEKGHPLIAQNLKEMAAAEARDEATLDIRFTGAQTRDLPLFIAGVLPVFSKSFYTENDFSAASLKAPLGSGPYRIGDFRASRFINYQRVDEYWGRDLPVNRGKWNFDRLRYEYFRDRTAQFEAFKAGNYLFREEFTSKTWATEYNFPAVKDGRVKLVTLPDNTPSGAQGWFLNTRREKFQDRRVREALGLAFDFEWTNKNLFYGLYKRTESYFENSPMKASGEPDGAELALLEPWRDDLPPEVFGAAITPPASDGSGQDRRLLRRAASLLDESGWRIARGGLRRNEAGEVLSVEFLDDEPMFERIVAPLVKNLKLLGIDARIRQVDTAQYQDRMNNYDFDASIRRYSLGLTPGIEIRSYWHSDFANVPGGRNLSGISNPAIDALIEKIIAADNREDQVVAARALDRVLRAGHYWIPQWHKNLHHLAFWDVFAWPDVKPAYDRGVEATWWAATEEAIPSGSED, via the coding sequence ATGAAGAAACCTCTCTCCGTCTCACGGCGGCAGATGCTTGCACTGACCGGTGGCGCTGCTGTGGCGGCGTATCTGCCGTCATCCGGGTTACAAGCCGCACCCGCCCGCCGAAGCCACGGCATGTCGATTTTCGGAGAACTTAAATACGGCGCGGATTTCCAGCACTTCGACTATGTGAATCCGTTGGCGCCGAAGGGGGGCGTGTTTTCGCAGATCGGGCCCGTTGCCGCTTTCAACGCTTCGTTTTATACGTTCGACACCCTTAACGGATATATCCTGAAGGGAAACGCCCCACAGGGTCTGCATCATATCTTCGATACACTTATGGTGCGCGCGTTCGACGAACCCGACGCGCTTTACGGGTTGCTCGCAGAGAGTGTCGAGGCGTCGGACAATGGCAATTTGTACACGTTCCATCTGCGCGATGGGGCACGCTTTCACGACGGAACCAAGGTCACAGCGGAAGATGCCGCCTTTTCATTCGCTCTTTTGAAAGAGAAGGGACACCCGCTCATTGCGCAGAATTTGAAGGAAATGGCCGCTGCCGAGGCGCGCGACGAGGCGACACTCGACATCCGTTTTACCGGAGCGCAAACGCGGGACCTTCCTCTTTTCATCGCAGGCGTGCTGCCAGTGTTCTCGAAGTCGTTTTACACCGAGAATGATTTTTCGGCTGCTTCGCTGAAGGCGCCGCTGGGGAGCGGCCCCTACCGCATCGGGGACTTCCGCGCTTCCCGCTTCATCAACTACCAAAGAGTGGATGAGTACTGGGGCCGCGATCTTCCGGTGAACAGAGGGAAGTGGAATTTCGACCGCCTGCGCTATGAGTATTTTCGTGACCGCACGGCACAGTTCGAAGCGTTCAAGGCGGGGAATTATCTCTTCCGGGAAGAGTTCACATCGAAAACCTGGGCGACGGAATATAACTTTCCTGCCGTCAAGGACGGACGCGTGAAACTTGTGACGTTGCCGGACAATACGCCTTCCGGAGCACAAGGCTGGTTCCTCAACACACGGAGAGAGAAGTTCCAGGATCGCCGGGTGCGGGAAGCTCTTGGCCTTGCTTTCGATTTCGAGTGGACGAACAAGAATCTCTTCTACGGCCTGTACAAGCGCACCGAGAGCTATTTTGAAAACTCTCCGATGAAAGCGAGCGGCGAGCCCGACGGCGCGGAACTGGCTTTGCTGGAACCGTGGCGGGATGACCTTCCGCCTGAGGTATTTGGCGCGGCCATCACGCCGCCTGCGAGCGACGGATCCGGGCAGGACCGCCGGCTGCTCCGGCGCGCAGCAAGCTTGCTCGACGAATCCGGATGGCGCATCGCGCGAGGCGGGCTTCGCCGCAATGAAGCGGGAGAAGTGCTTTCAGTCGAATTTCTCGACGATGAGCCAATGTTCGAGCGGATCGTCGCGCCGCTCGTGAAGAACCTCAAGCTTCTCGGCATTGACGCCCGGATCAGACAAGTCGATACGGCTCAGTATCAAGACCGTATGAATAACTACGATTTCGACGCTTCGATAAGGCGCTATTCTCTCGGATTGACACCCGGCATCGAAATTCGAAGCTATTGGCATTCCGATTTCGCAAATGTCCCGGGCGGCCGCAATCTCTCGGGGATTTCGAATCCTGCAATCGATGCATTGATCGAAAAGATCATCGCGGCGGATAATCGTGAGGACCAGGTCGTCGCGGCGCGGGCTCTCGACCGTGTGCTGCGGGCGGGACATTACTGGATTCCCCAATGGCACAAGAACCTCCATCATCTCGCGTTCTGGGACGTATTTGCATGGCCCGACGTCAAACCGGCCTATGACCGCGGGGTTGAGGCCACCTGGTGGGCCGCCACGGAAGAGGCCATCCCTTCGGGCAGTGAGGACTGA
- a CDS encoding microcin C ABC transporter permease YejB: MSAYIIRRLLLMIPTIFGIMLVSFILVQFAPGGPIERIVAQLQGTDVSATARIGGSGGGDFGAQGQMSGADSSINSKYRGAQGLDPEFIKSLEVQFGFDKPAHERFAKMIWDYARFDFGQSYFRDVSVLSLVLEKMPVSITLGLWTTLLTYLISIPLGIRKAIRDGTRFDTWTSGIIIVGYAVPGFLFAVFLIVLFSGGSYWSIFPLRGLTSDNWESLSLAGKALDYLWHVVLPVTALVIGSFATTTLLTKNSFLDEIKKQYVMTARAKGLSEHQVLYGHVFRNAMLIIIAGFPGAFVGAFFTGSLLIEQIFSLDGLGLLSFESIVNRDYPVVFATLYIFGLLGLAMTLISDLTYTWVDPRIDFETREA; encoded by the coding sequence ATGTCCGCCTATATCATCCGCCGCCTGCTGCTCATGATCCCGACTATTTTCGGCATCATGCTTGTCAGTTTTATCCTCGTGCAGTTTGCACCCGGTGGTCCCATTGAGCGGATCGTTGCACAGCTTCAGGGTACCGATGTCTCTGCGACCGCACGTATCGGCGGCTCCGGCGGCGGCGACTTCGGCGCGCAAGGGCAGATGTCCGGAGCAGACAGCTCCATCAACAGCAAATATCGCGGTGCCCAAGGGCTGGATCCCGAGTTTATCAAATCGCTTGAGGTGCAGTTTGGGTTCGACAAACCGGCCCACGAGCGGTTCGCCAAAATGATCTGGGATTATGCCCGCTTCGACTTCGGGCAAAGCTATTTCCGCGACGTGAGCGTTCTCAGCCTCGTGCTGGAGAAGATGCCGGTGTCGATTACTCTCGGGCTTTGGACAACGCTACTCACTTATCTCATTTCGATCCCACTTGGGATCCGCAAGGCAATTCGCGACGGGACCCGGTTCGATACATGGACGAGCGGCATCATCATCGTCGGCTATGCGGTGCCCGGCTTTTTGTTCGCGGTGTTTCTGATCGTTCTTTTCTCCGGGGGCTCCTACTGGTCGATCTTTCCCTTGCGCGGTCTCACATCCGACAACTGGGAAAGCCTGAGCCTCGCCGGAAAGGCGCTCGATTATCTTTGGCATGTCGTTCTGCCGGTGACCGCGCTGGTTATCGGCTCGTTCGCGACAACAACACTGCTGACAAAGAATTCCTTTCTGGATGAAATCAAGAAGCAATATGTGATGACCGCGCGTGCCAAAGGGCTGTCCGAACATCAGGTTTTGTATGGGCATGTATTCCGGAATGCCATGCTCATCATCATTGCCGGTTTTCCCGGCGCCTTTGTCGGCGCGTTCTTCACGGGGTCACTCCTCATAGAACAAATTTTTTCGTTGGATGGGCTTGGTCTTCTGTCATTTGAATCCATCGTCAATCGCGATTACCCGGTGGTGTTCGCCACGCTTTATATATTCGGCCTACTCGGCCTCGCGATGACGCTCATCAGCGATCTCACATATACTTGGGTCGACCCGCGCATCGACTTTGAAACAAGGGAGGCCTAA
- the nudC gene encoding NAD(+) diphosphatase, with the protein MPLPENPNIFANNPLDRASYRRTDQAWLSEQLAAPTSLFVPFRRQPKRDWEPFVLPEAAPSQGKDIGWLPGSLMPQLAGEGIVVFLGINKRGKALFAADVSALKDAENHPALKGLGSFEDLRGLAMAGEITPTELAIMAQAKSMIDWHSRHGFCSVCGTKSEMAEAGYKRQCPSCKAEHFPRTDPVVIMLATFEDKCFLGRQKIWPKGMHSALAGFVEPGESIEEAVARELHEEAGLSVGAVTYHSTQPWPYPSSLMIGCHAIADSEDFTIDGIELSEGRWFTRAEAQAILAGKGDGTAWFPPPFAIAHQLIKAFAEGK; encoded by the coding sequence ATGCCCCTGCCCGAAAATCCCAATATTTTCGCCAACAATCCTCTCGATCGCGCCAGCTACCGCCGTACCGACCAGGCATGGCTCTCGGAGCAGCTCGCGGCGCCGACAAGCCTTTTCGTGCCGTTCCGGCGTCAGCCGAAGCGCGATTGGGAGCCTTTCGTTCTGCCGGAGGCCGCTCCATCGCAAGGCAAGGATATCGGCTGGCTGCCGGGTTCCCTGATGCCGCAGCTTGCGGGCGAGGGCATCGTGGTCTTTCTCGGCATCAACAAGCGCGGCAAGGCGCTTTTCGCGGCGGATGTGAGCGCGCTCAAGGATGCGGAGAATCACCCGGCGCTGAAAGGCCTCGGCTCGTTTGAGGATTTGCGCGGCCTCGCCATGGCCGGCGAGATCACGCCGACAGAGCTCGCGATCATGGCGCAGGCGAAGTCGATGATCGACTGGCACAGCCGCCACGGCTTCTGCTCGGTCTGCGGCACGAAAAGCGAAATGGCGGAAGCCGGTTACAAGCGGCAATGCCCGTCCTGCAAGGCCGAACATTTTCCGCGCACCGATCCCGTGGTCATCATGCTCGCGACCTTTGAAGACAAATGCTTTCTCGGGCGCCAGAAGATCTGGCCGAAGGGGATGCATTCGGCGCTGGCCGGATTTGTCGAGCCGGGCGAATCGATCGAGGAAGCCGTCGCGCGCGAGCTTCACGAGGAAGCGGGTCTCAGCGTCGGCGCCGTCACCTATCACTCGACCCAGCCCTGGCCTTATCCCTCATCCCTGATGATCGGCTGCCACGCCATTGCCGATTCGGAAGATTTCACCATCGACGGCATCGAGCTTTCGGAAGGACGCTGGTTCACACGGGCCGAAGCGCAGGCGATCCTCGCCGGCAAGGGCGACGGCACGGCGTGGTTCCCCCCGCCCTTCGCCATCGCGCATCAGCTCATCAAGGCGTTTGCCGAAGGAAAATAG